TCAACCCCTTTTTTTCCTGGGTCTAGGATGTTTCAGCTAGTTAAAAAGTTGGGTTTTTTTAAGACAAGAATAAAGGATTGGAATGTGCAGCATTTTAAGAATGTCTTTGGTGAAAAGGCCAGGATTCAAGAGGAAATTGAGCaacttaataaaaaaattgttgctTCAGGTATGTCTTATGTGATGTACGACGAGCTTAAAAAACTGAACATTCAGTTGAGTGAGATTCTGGCTAGGGAGgaatcttattggaggcagaagTCTAGGGATCTTTGACTTTCTGAAGGCGatcaaaatactaaattctttcattcctcctcTAAGCTCAAGAGACTTCCTAATAGAATCTCTTGCATAATTGATTCTAATGGAAATACTCTGCTAGATGAAGACGAAATAGCTTCTGAAGCTGTTAGGTTTTTTAAATCTCTTCTCTTAGTAGAGCCAGTGGTGGTTGATGACGAGTTTGTAAATTCGATCCCTCCTTTAGTCtctcaagaagataataagatgtTGATGGCCCCATTTTCGTTAGCTGAATtgaaagagatagtcttttccatgcacCTGGAAAAGGTGTCGGGACTGGATGGATTTACGGTattatttttccaaaaatgttgggactttATAGGGAAAGATGTGTTGTTAGCCTTGGAGGAGTCTAAAAGGAATAGGGTGATTCTAAGGGAAattaatactactcttattgctatTATCCCGAAGGTAGATAACCCTACCTCTTTTTCGGACTTTCGTCCAATTGCCTTGTGTACCACCTTATACaaaatctttactaaggcaatttcggttagATTATCTAAACTCCTTCCTCGGATAATTTCATTAGAGCAGGGTGGGTTTGTGCCTGGATAAGAAACTCCTGAAGGTGCCATTGTAGCTCATGAAATCCTGCACTCTATATCTCAGCAAAAGGTATCAGCAATGATTCTTAAATTAGACATGCTTAAAGCATATGATCGTGTCAATTGGCAGTCCTTGCTCATTGTCTTGAGCCGGTTTGGGTTTTCAAGGTGTTGGGTTAAGTGGATCTATTCATGTATATCCTCCACTTGCTTCTCAGTATTGATTAATGGGTCTCCCTCGGGCTTTTTTGCCTCCTCCCGGGGTATTAGGCAAGGAGATCCCttatctccttttttgtttatcattttggCGGAAGCATTAAGTCGGGCCATATCTAATGCTACGGCATCGGGTCTATGGTCAGGTATCAGAGTAGATGGTCTCCCTTCTTCACAATCTCATTGCTTATTCGTTGATGATACGCTTTTGTTTGGGAAGGCCACTATGAGGGAAGCCCAAGTTATTGAGAAAATTATCTCTGACTATTCAACCTTTTCTGGCCAAAAGGTTAACAAGCAAAAGtccaaaatattttttgttaatgtcCCCACTATAGTTCGGGACAATCCTACCCACTTTTGGAGTTTTCAAGTTGGGTCTTTCCCCTGTATGTATTTAGGCATTCCTTTCTTTCTGGGGGCAGATAAGATCTCTTTTTGGGATAAAGTTGTCCATTCTATCACCTCCAGAATTTCCTCCTGGAACCACAAGTGGTTAACAATGGCAGGTGAGATCCTTctaatcaaatcagttttgagtGTCATTCCTACATATCTCATGTCTATTCTACAGGCTCCCTCTCAAGTTGTTAAGAGGATAAAGGTATCCCtcaggtccttcctttggagtgaTAATTTAGGGGGGAAGCATAAGATTCCTCAGAGGGGGTATTTGTGATTTGGCTATTCAAAATAAGGCATTGGGGGATAAATTGATTTGGAAGCTTTACACAGCCCCCCGTAGTAAATGGGCCTCCATCATGCTTGCTAAATATTGAAGGGGAACACccagagaaaggatttttactgcaaCATCCCTTCCGAAGGGTTCTGCGTTCTGGAATTTTCTGATTTCTTGTAGGGAAGTGATTTTGCCACATTTATCTTGGGTTGTTCATAATGGGAGAAAAGCccatttttgggatgaagtttggaatgggcatccTGCTCTCTCAACTATCCGTGATTGGTCCCCTTTGTTGGATATCCTCTCGAGTCTTTGGGGACCTTTTGTTGCAGACTATTTTACCATTGACACCTCAGAGCCATGTGTAGTGGTCAAATGGAGGGATATCCCTCCCCTAGCTGTTAATATTAatatcattttatcttttatggaagAACTTCATAAGAGACCTGTAGCTTTTCAAAATAAAGAGGATTCTTTGGTTTGGGTTAAAAATGTGTCAAGCTCCTATTCGGTAAAAGAGGGGTATAATTCTTTGATTCAGACCCCTGTATCTGTCTGCTGGCCTACTAAGCTATTCTGGCATTCTGCTTGTCTTCCAAAAGCAGGGGCTTTTGCCTAGCTGGCAGTCCAAGATAGAATCCTCACTGGAATGtgattggataggcttgggattacagtagtgtttccttgtgttttttgtggttattGCATGGAATCGGTGGATCACCTCTTCCTGCTATGTCCCTTTGCTTCTAagtgttggtattggttgtttggCATGTTAGGGTGGTCTTCTGCTCTCTgctcaagtctactttcacaatttagATCCTGGCCCTTGTTGTTTCCCGCTTTGttttattcatctctttggataGTTGCTCCATCTCTTgtgatttggaatctttggcttgaaaggaattcaagaatctTTAATCATAAGTCTACATCTTTGACAGACATTATTGGTAAAATCCAAGCCTCCATTAGTGAAGCGGTGCTTTCTTTCATTCACAAAAATTTAGGGCATCTCACAACTTTTTCCCATTGGGATAACTGGGTTACTTGGAGATGGCCCTCACTTCATTTAATGCCCTCTCATGGGGCTATATTAGATGCTTTTTCTTCGCATCTTAAGCAAAAGATGGCTAAGTGGAGTCCTCCCCCTTTTCCTTCtttcaaacttcagtttgatggggcctctaagggcaaTCCAGGGAAGTATGGGATTGGGGTAATTATCTTTGACCACTCTTCAAAAATTATCAAGGCAGTTGGTAAATATATTGGCTATGGCACTAACAACATGGCTGAATTTCAAGCTCTGTCCTTTGGACTTGATTTGGCTCATTCTCTAAATATCAAggatattgttattgaaggtgattcaatgctTGTCTGTCAGGCGGTTGCTGCCAAAAAGTGTTTCTCTTGGCATTTGCAGTACCTTTTGGAGCACATTCTTCTCCAACTTAATGGCTTTTCCACTTTCTCGATTTCACACTGCTTTAGAGAGATTAATGTGTTTGCTGATTTTCTTGCAAATAAGGTTGTTACTGAAGGTGCGGATTGCATAGAACTTGCACCCTCGGACTTTCCTATCTCCTGCATGAAAATTCTATCTTAATAGTCCTTCTTGGTGTGGTTGTTCTTTCGTAAGTGCTTGTAATGAGGGTGTTCGCCTTTGGGACAATACCGTTGTTATTGACATTTATTGGGAGAATCTCCTCATTATGAAGGGAGGTTTTTGTGTTTGTCTTTGGAAATTTTCCTCGCCTCATGGGGAGTTTACTTCTTTGAATGGCTACAAGGAGGGTGCTGCCTTGCCTTATGACAGCATCTTGGTTATAGTCATTCCTAGTTGTAGAGCCTCTTTAAGGGTGGAGGGTGATGGGGCTTCTTGGGTCCAGCCAAAACTGATTTGATAGTGTTTAGGGGTTGGGTTCTTTCTCATGATTTGTTTATAATCCCAGGTCTAGGGTTGGATACTCCGGTTAAGGGATATTCTCGCTCTTCTTTTGGTTTTTGGTAATTACCCTTTGGTTTTACCTCACCTATCAGAATGTGGAATATAGATTGGCATTTAGGGTGGCTGGGATTGCTTGGGTTTTGTGTCATTTTGTTCTCGATTGGTCAATGAGGGAATGTTCTATGTACGACTGGCAGATTTGGCAATTATTGGCTCTTCCATCATGACAATTGGTTGCCTTGGTTCTTCTCGGTTTTTTGGGACTGTTTTGGTATTGCTTTCTATGCTACTCATGAGATTTCATGGCTAAGCTTGGGTACTTAAGCTTTGATGCTCTGCCTTTTCTGCCAATCATTTTTTCCTTGCGGGCAGAGGTGGGTGATCTTGTCATGAGTTTTGGGTATCACGTTCTATGCATTGGTTCATTGAGTGAATCATTATGCTTCGCGGGTGCAATGTtggttagacattttctttactaATTGGGCTTGTTGTAAGTTATGCGAAGTTTCCATAATTTGGAGGTACTCTCTAGCTGGGCATTTTTTCTTATGATGGCCTGATAATCATACTATCCCCTCTTCGTTATATATTTTGGATGGGTGCTCAGGTATGGCACATATTTGTCTGTTTGTTGTTATTTGAATATGAAATGCTTAGCAGTATGTGGAATTTCTTGGGCAGAATTGGTGGGTGGTGGTTTTTTCTCAGAAATTGGAAGATGCAGTTTATTGGGTGGGGTAAATGGCTTCTTGTTATGTTGTTACTGGTATGGATTGGTTTCACCCTGTTTCCTGAAGGTTGTCTCCATCTTCCTCTACTTCTTATATGGATAGGCATATGTATGCTAACCATTTTCATGTTGTCAAGTTTACTTCTCCTTGGTTCCCTCTTGGTTGTGTTTTTTGTTATCTGTGGGTCTTTGGACTCATGTGGTGCATAAGTGGATTGATGTTTTGGTGTTGGCACTGATCTTGGTTGCATTTTTGGGATGATATCCTCTCCACTGGACTATTAATACAAGCTTTCTTAAAAgattcctttatatctaatgtaattGATAATGTAATCAGGGTATATTGGGCTACATATGGGATattgtaatgggtaggtaggcttATGTTTCTGAGCAATACTgaggggttttcttactggtttttTCCCCTCAGTGCTCATTAAACCAAACAccatgtaaaaaaaaaatttagtataATTTTAGTGgatcatccacttttatcaaaaaaaaaatgaaaaaaaaatgtggttaatatacaataaaaaaaattatatagtacaaattaaattgtattattatatataattattcaatttatttttaaataatgttATAGTATTGTTATTTCGATTGATTCAAAATAACCCTTTTCTGGATTATTGGATTTTGTGTGATGATTTTTAGGTCAAGtttcatcattggtcacatttaGACATAATAGGCCATGTATTAATAAAATTAtagttatatttattaatatatataatattttataacaaAAATTATTACAtataaatataacataatatataattaatatataatatatttttaatatagtgcaaattaaattatattgtatcttggacatcctctctctctctctctctctctctctctctctctctctctctctctctctctctctcacacacacacacacacacatgtgtgtgtgtgtacatatacatacatatatttatacatacatatatatatatatacatatatatatatatatatgtatgtatatatatgtatgtatacatacatatatgtatatatatatatatatatatatatatatatatatatatatatatatatatatatatatatgtatacatacatatatgtatgtatacatatacatatatatatgtatgtatgtatgtatgtatatatatatatatatgtatgtatgtatgtatatgtatatatatatgtatatatatgtacacacacatatatatatgtatgtatgtatgtatgtatgtatacatatatatacatatatagatatatatatatatgtatatacatatatatgtatgtatacatatatatatgtatgtatacatatatatatgtatgtatacatatatatacatacatatatatatgtatatatatgtatacatacatatatacatgtatacatatatatatatatatatgtatatatatatatatatatgtatgtatacatacatacatatatatatatatatgtatacatatatatgtatacatatatatatgtatacatatatatgtatacatatatatatgtatacatatatatatgtatacatatatatatgtatacatacatatacatatatatacatatatatatgtatacatatatatatatatatatatatatatatgtatatattttataacAAAAATTATTACATATAAATATAACAtagtatataattaatatataatatatttttaatatagtgcaaattaaattatattgtatctaggacatcctctctctctctctaacacacacacacatgtgtgtgtacatatatatatgtatacatatatatatatatacatacatatatatatatatatatatatatatatatatatatatatatgtatacatatacatatatatatgtgtatacatatatatacatatacatatatatatatatatgtatatatatatatatgtatacacatatatatatgtatacacacacacatatatatatatgtatacatatatatatatatatatgtatgtatatatatatatatatatatacatatatatatgtatgtatatattttataACAAAAATTATTACAtataaatataacataatatatatatatatatgtatacatatatatatgtatgtatatattttataACAAAAATTATTACAtataaatataacataatatataattaatatataatatattgttaaTATAGTGCAAATTAAATTATATTGTAtctaggactctctctctctctctctctctctctctctctctctctctctctaacacacacacacgtgtgtgtacatgtatatacatatatatatatatgtacatgtacacatatatatatgtatacatatatatatatatatatacatatatacatatatatatatatatatgtatacatatatatatatatatatatatgtatacatatatatacatatatatatatacatatatatagatagatatatatgtacatacatatacatgtacatatatatagatatagatatgtatatatatacatatacatatgtatatatatatatatatacatatacatatgtatacatatatatatgtacatacatatacatatatatgtgcacacacacacacacacacacacacatatatatgtatatgtatatatatgtgtgtatatatatgtatatgtgtacatacgtatatatgtgtgtgtgtgtgtgtgtacatacgtatacatatgtatatacatacatatacatgtatatacatgtacatatgtatatacatacatacatatacatgtatgtatgtatatacatatgtacatgtatatgtatgtatatatacatgtacatatgtatatacatgtatgtatatatatgtgtatatatatatatacatatatatatatatatacatatatatatatatacatatatatgtatatatatgtatatgtgtatatgtatatatatgtatatatgtatatatgtatgtatgtatatatatgtgtgtgtgtatacatatatatatgtatgtatgtatgtatgtatatatatgtatgtatgtatgtatgtatgtatatatatatacatacatatatatgcatatgtatatatgtatgtatatatatatatgtatgtatgtatgtatgtatatatatatatacatacatatatatacatatgcatatatgtatgtatgtatatatatatatatgtatgtatgtatatatatatatatgtatgtatgtatatatatatatatatatatgtatgtatatatatatatgtatgtatgtatatatatatatatatatgtatgtatgtatgtatatgtatatatatacatacatatatatatatgtatatatatgtatgtatgtatgtatatatatatacatctatatgtatgtatatatatatacatatatatgtatgtatgtatgtatgtatatatacatatatatatatagatatgtatatatctatatatatatatatacatatatatatgtatatgtatatatatatatatgtatatatatatatacatgtatatatatatatacatgtatatatgtatatacatatatatacatatatacatatatatacatatatatatatatatatacgttgaGAAGGCAAGGATAACTGCAATCCGGGGAATGTACAGTTGAATTCTATCTTGCCTCCCAGGTAGTTAGCTACCATTCGACAAGCTCCCATCCATTTGATAGATAGGGCGATCGTAGGCAGCTTAAGTACCacccatatgtatatgtatatacatatatacacacacatatacatatatatacatacacacacacacacacacacatatatatacatatatgcacacacacacacacacacacacacacacacacattgctttctctctccctctctatctccccaacTCTTCCTATCTATATCTCTCTTGATACCTCTCTATATCCCTCTGTCTATTTCTCTCCCACTTCCTATATCCCTATATATTTATCTCAACCATATCTTCATCTCTTCCCATGTATCTCACATGACTCCCTCTCTCTATcgatccatctctctccctctctctcttcctatacTTCTTAACttatatctctttgcctctctctctctctctctctctctctctctctctctctctctctctctctctctctctctctctctctctctctctcttgcaaacataacatgaggcTATTAGTAATGGAGCCTAATTATattcttgattcaaaggttttgtttgaaccatgtttggatccttgtaagtggatgcatagtctATTTCAATCTATCAATTCTCTATTAATCATTTTGTTGCTCAAACATCATTTTTGTAAATGGCCTACCAATAGACCTCATATATTGCACAAATCTATGCAACTAATAGGCCAAAAAATTCTAGCTTTCCAAACCTTTCTGAAGTACCCAttacacaccaaggtgcaattgctagttttagtCAATTATATCATCCCAATCGATGGCATCAACTAAAATAAGAGTGCTACAAAATTTCATAGTCAAACTAATGACATcaacaaaattgataaaacaataaaACTCAAAACATAAAGCACAATTTGAGGCCTctttcacaagttttagaaaactctTAGAGTGAACAAATCAACATTAAACCAAGATCACAAATAAAAATGATGAAACCAACTTAGCAAACCAATATGCAAATGAAACAAGAAAATCAAACATACATTTCCTCTCTCTTCCAATATCTAGTTCATGTGTCCTAGGATTACAAAATATTGGGTGAGGCCCATATTAGATAAGACAATACCATTGAACCGGGAAATATTCAATGTTGAGCAATATAAAGAATAAGCTACACCCTTGCACAAAATACAAGAagaaaatgatatgacaatgaaagaTACACACATCTTTTGAAATAGTTAAGACCAAATAGAAACTCATAGAATTAACACGGGTTGAGTGCTTTTTCTCAATGCTAGATTAATTAAACTCAAGCTAGTCATGTACTTGGCCAGATTAGAATCATGAAAACACACCTCCtaaaatattttcttggaaaaaCCTCAACAATCCTTGTCCAACTTCTCACTTCAACACCATACTCAACCATTACTTACTCCTTCCTTGTGAATAAAATAAATGAGGGTTAAATGTGGTAGCTTCTTTTTCTTAAAATTTCctaaaactaaattttaaaaagTAATACATGTGtaaattccaaattttgaagttataaaaagaACAAGAATTACAGTACTCTAAATCTACTTTCTGAACTATTATTATATTTAAATGACTAATATTAATGAGGTCAAAtactatatatttaaatattttattgtgaTTTTTTGAAGAAGATATAATATAAGAGCCCCATTATTAAGTATGCATGTCAcataacatccacatgaaaatgTGAATTTTTTAATATGCATAGAAAAAAGTGTAGAACAATTACATATATTCTCCTTTTAAGTTTAGAAAATAGATGgaaaaaatatgaagaaaaagTTATACAAATTTATTTTAGGAATATGAAGCCATCATTGAAAGTATATAActaaaatcttaatttatttaacataaaaaaaaGGTTATATGATTAAAAAGTTAAGTAGTTTGTTGTTTTTATTATTGGTAAAATCCAAGCCTCCATTAGTGAAGCGGTGCTTTCTTTCATTCCCAAAAATTTAGGGCATCTCACAACTTTTTCCCATTGGGATAACTGGGTTACTTGGAGATGGCCCTCACTTCATTTAATGCCCTCTCATGGGGTTATATTAGATGCTTTTTCTTTGCGTCTTAAGCGAAAGATGGCTAAGTGGAGTCCTCCCCCTTTTCCTTCtttcaaacttcagtttgatggggcctctaagggcaaTCCAGGAAAGTCTGGGATTGGAGTAATTATCTTTGACCACTCTTCAAAAATTATCAAGGCAATTGGTAAATATATTGGCTATGGCACTAACAACATGGCTAAATTTCAGGCTCTATCCTTTGGACTTGATTTGGCTCATTCTCTAAATATCAAggatattgttattgaaggtgattcaatgctTGTCTGTCAGGCGGTTGCTGCCAAAAAGTGTTTCTCTTGGCATTTGCAGTACCTTTTGGAGCACATTCTTCTCCAACTTAATGGCTTTTCCACTTTCTCGATTTCACACTGCTTTAGAGAGATTAATGTGTTTGttgattttcttgcaaataagGTTGTTACTGAAGGTGCGGATTGCATAGAACTTGCACCCTCGGACTTTCCTATCTCCTACATGAAAATTCTATCTTAATAGTCCTTCTTGGTGCGGTTGATCTTTCGTAAGTGCTTGTAATGAGGGTGGACAATACTGTTGTTATTGACATTTATTGGGAGAATCTCCTCATTATGAAGGGAGGTTTTTGTGTTTGTCTTTGGAAATTTTCCTCGCCTCATGGGGAGTTTACTTCTTTGAATGGCTACAAGGAGGGTACTGCCTTGCCTTATGACAACATCTTGGTTATAGTCATTCCTGGTAGTAGAGCCTCTTTAAGGGTGGAGGGTGATGGGGCTTCTTGGGTCCAGCCGACACTGATTTGATAGTGTTTAGGGGTTGGGTTCTTTCTCATGATTTGTTTATAATCCTAGGTCTAGGGTTGGATACTCCAGTTAAGGGATATTCTCGCTCTTCTTTTGGTTTTTGGTAATTACCCTTTGGTTTTACCTCACCTATCAGAATGTGGAATATAGATTGGCATTTAGGGTGGCTGGGATTGCTTGGGTTTTGTGTCATTTTGTTCTCGATTGGTCAATGAGGGAATGTTCTATGTACGACTGGCAGATTTGGCAATTATTGGCTCTTCCATCATGACAGTTGGCTGCCTTGGTTCTTCTCGGTTTTTTGGGACTGTTTTGGTATTGCTTTCTATGCTACTCATGAGATTTCGTGGCTGAGCTTGGGTACTTAAGCTTTGATACTCTGCCTTTTTTGCCAATCATTTTTTCCTTACGGGCAGAGGTGGGTGATCTTGTCATGAGTTTTGGGTATCACATTCTATGCATTGGTTCATTGAATGAATCATTATGCTTCGCGGGTGCAATGTtggttagacattttctttactgATTGGGCCTGTTGTAAGTTATGCGAAGTTTCCATAATTTGGAGGTGCTCTCTGGCTGGGCATTTTTTCTTATGATGGCCTGATAATCATGCTATCCCCTCTCCGTTATATATTTTGGATGGGTGCTCAGGTATGGCACATATTCGTCTGTTTGTTGTTATTTGAATATGAAATGCTTAGCAGTATGTGGAATTTCTTGGGCAGAATTGTTGGGTGGTGGTTTTTTTTGAGAAATTGGAAGATGCAGTTTATTGGGTGGGGTAAATGGCTTCTTGTTATGTTGTTACTGGTATGGCTATTACTATGGATTACTGTATGGACTGGTTTCACCCTATTTCCTGAAGGTTGTCTCCATCTTCCTCTACTTCTTATATGGATAGTCATATGTATGCTAACCATTTTCATGTTGTCAAGTTTACTTCTCCTTGGTTCCCTCTTGGTTGTGTTTTTTGTTCTCTGCAGGTCTTTGGACTCATGTGGTGCATAAGTGGATTGATGTTTTGGTGTTGGCACTGATCTTGGTTGCATTTTTGGGATGATATCCTCTCCACTGGACTATTAATACAAGCTTTCTTaaaagcttcctttatatctaatgtaattGATAATGTAATCAGGGTATATTGGGCTGCATATGGGATattgtaatgggtaggtaggcttATGTTTCTGAGCAATACTgaggggttttcttactggtttttTCCCCTCAGtgctcattgaaccagacaccatgtaaaaatatatatatatatataattttagtggatcatccacttttatcaaaaataaataaaaaaataaatgtggttaatatacaataaaaaaaattatatagtacaaattaaattgtattattatatataattattcaatttatttttaaataatgttATAGTATTGTTATTTCGATTGATTCAAAATAACCCTTTTCTGGATTATTGGATTTTGTGTGATGATTTTTAGGTCAAGtttcatcattggtcacatttaGACATAATAGGCCATGTATTAATAAAATTAtagttatatttattaatattaataatatttaataacaaAAATTATTACATATAAATATAAcacaatatataattaatatataatatatttttaatatagtgcaaattaaattatattgtatctaggacgtcctctctctctctctctctctctctctctctctctctctctctctctctaacacacacacacacacacatatatatatatatgtatgtatgtatgtatatatgtatatatatgtatatgtatgtatgtatatatatgtatatatatgtatgtatatatatgtatatgtatgtatatatatatgtttatatatgtatatatgtatatatatatatatatgtatatatatgtatatatgtatatgtatatatgtatatatgtatatatatatatagatatatatgtacatacatatacatgtatatatatatatatatatatatatatatatatatatgtgtgtgtgtgtgtgtgtatatacatatatatatctatatacatacatatatatgtgtgtgtacatatacatatatatatatatatacacatatatatatacatatatatacatatatatatgcatatatacatatatatgtatatatatgtatatatacatgtatatatatatgtatatatatatatacatgcatatatatatatatgtatatatatgcatatatatatgtatatatatatatatatatatgtatacacatacatatacatgtatatgtatgtacatatatatatgtatatgtatgtacatatacatatatatatgcacacacacacacacacacacacatatatgtatatgtatgtgtgtgtgtgtgtgtgtgtgtgtgtgtgtgtgtgtgtgtgtgtgtgtgtgtacatacatatacatatatatatgt
This genomic stretch from Cryptomeria japonica chromosome 8, Sugi_1.0, whole genome shotgun sequence harbors:
- the LOC131857690 gene encoding uncharacterized protein LOC131857690 encodes the protein MAKWSPPPFPSFKLQFDGASKGNPGKYGIGVIIFDHSSKIIKAVGKYIGYGTNNMAEFQALSFGLDLAHSLNIKDIVIEGDSMLVCQAVAAKKCFSWHLQYLLEHILLQLNGFSTFSISHCFREINVFADFLANKVVTEGADCIELAPSDFPISCMKILS
- the LOC131857692 gene encoding uncharacterized protein LOC131857692 → MAKWSPPPFPSFKLQFDGASKGNPGKSGIGVIIFDHSSKIIKAIGKYIGYGTNNMAKFQALSFGLDLAHSLNIKDIVIEGDSMLVCQAVAAKKCFSWHLQYLLEHILLQLNGFSTFSISHCFREINVFVDFLANKVVTEGADCIELAPSDFPISYMKILS